In Xiphophorus maculatus strain JP 163 A chromosome 15, X_maculatus-5.0-male, whole genome shotgun sequence, the following are encoded in one genomic region:
- the LOC102225099 gene encoding F-box only protein 30-like, whose amino-acid sequence MEHHHVHCISCVNQRCMVKPEPGVSCDLIACPLVCGAVFHSCKVDEHQLLCPLTRIPCLNSGYGCPAMLIRNQMSAHLDVCPAGAVSCTMEWNRWPVSCLNYTSYESLISLLEEMEQLDMALALQDQQTLLDSMKMIAKTPSPQEDPLTRKEIKAKHLALQSSAPEISTSQLSSSHQSQSAPKASAKEKILSGINGLKEEQLSKLYEATVETARSLAAALDFVSNASCGESSSVGENVGDVLLQSSLDNNRSIQNGLEDITPQHADGLHNSNINWNSSSLNRLDENGAFEGIGMQNKTTANGPLVEATNADTSQEPATPQMISPVHVSQGVAQWADHVVLDNKGLVLSGNLGPERMLPLNLFYKGQVQYPLTNGQLGAKPDKSPYRLQVEMEDKGVDTSDLEHDDDPMGLGEIDAIPPALLFCLEESRECRRISDTVYIDGYRVDLGTQTFTFPTAVLVTNTRVGDMASVSACDHAAPQLAYPSPLRTLRLGQVLEALDSEAVPYNRYLPPNPQHQHTFPFLCGQSFRRDQFSSHFRNIHGEIHAWLSGWIEQRCPLAYYGCTFSQRRFYPSTRGAKVVHDRHLKAFGVQPCTRLQPPTDSQSDRFSGLPIEILWHIAGFLDSFSLCQLSLVSRTMREVCASLLQTRGIVELQWERTDCSSGLHNVSWQVKNKVWRFSTAFTPVSSWGFTEVPSMSVHLKKCPFNVVEQKTEPIPLPAMCTARDGLSLRRVLRHVNT is encoded by the exons ATGGAGCACCACCATGTTCACTGTATCTCCTGTGTTAACCAAAGATGCATGGTCAAACCTGAACCAGGAGTTTCTTGTGATCTAATCGCATGTCCATTGGTGTGTGGGGCTGTGTTTCACTCCTGCAAAGTTGATGAGCACCAACTTTTGTGCCCACTTACGAGGATTCCATGCCTTAATAGCGGCTACGGCTGCCCAGCCATGCTGATTCGTAACCAGATGTCTGCACACCTGGATGTTTGTCCAGCAGGAGCTGTCTCCTGCACAATGGAGTGGAACAGGTGGCCTGTTAGCTGCTTGAACTACACCTCTTACGAGAGCCTAATTAGTCTGTTGGAAGAGATGGAGCAGCTGGACATGGCACTTGCACTTCAGGACCAACAAACACTCCTTGATTCAATGAAGATGATTGCCAAGACTCCATCTCCACAAGAAGATCCACTCACTAGAAAGGagattaaagcaaaacatttagctttacaGTCGTCTGCTCCTGAAATCTCAACCTCGCAATTATCCTCCTCGCATCAATCCCAGTCAGCCCCCAAAGCTTCAGCAAAGGAGAAAATTCTCAGTGGGATTAATGGATTGAAAGAGGAACAGCTCAGTAAGCTGTATGAGGCCACAGTTGAGACTGCAAGAAGCTTAGCTGCTGCTCTAGACTTTGTTAGCAATGCCAGCTGTGGGGAAAGTAGCTCAGTAGGTGAAAATGTAGGAGATGTCTTGTTACAAAGCAGTTTGGACAATAATAGAAGCATTCAGAATGGACTGGAAGACATAACCCCTCAACATGCTGATGGTTTGCACAACAGTAACATAAATTGGAACAGTTCTAGTCTGAACCGCTTAGATGAAAATGGAGCTTTTGAAGGAATCGGTATGCAGAACAAAACCACAGCCAATGGACCATTGGTGGAGGCAACAAATGCTGATACTTCACAAGAACCTGCGACTCCACAAATGATATCCCCAGTGCATGTGAGCCAGGGTGTGGCACAGTGGGCTGACCATGTAGTTCTGGACAATAAAGGACTAGTTCTTTCAGGAAATCTTGGACCTGAGAGGATGCTGCCCCTGAACCTCTTCTATAAGGGCCAGGTTCAATATCCTCTAACTAATGGACAATTAGGTGCTAAACCAGACAAGTCACCATATAGGCTCCAGGTAGAAATGGAAGACAAAGGAGTTGATACTTCAGATTTGGAGCATGATGATGATCCTATGGGTCTTGGGGAGATTGATGCGATCCCACCAGCTCTACTCTTCTGTTTGGAAGAGTCCAGGGAGTGTAGAAGGATTTCTGATACAGTCTACATTGATGGTTACCGTGTTGACCTTGGCACGCAGACTTTCACATTTCCTACAGCAGTCTTGGTGACTAATACAAGAGTGGGTGACATGGCCTCTGTTTCAGCCTGTGACCATGCAGCACCACAGCTCGCCTACCCCAGCCCTCTTCGCACCCTTCGCCTTGGCCAGGTCCTCGAAGCTCTGGATTCGGAGGCGGTCCCATATAATCGTTACCTCCCACCTAACCCCCAACACCAGCACACCTTTCCTTTCTTATGTGGTCAGTCATTCAGGCGGGACCAGTTTTCgtcacatttcagaaacatcCACGGGGAGATTCACGCTTGGCTCAGTGGCTGGATAGAGCAACGGTGCCCTCTTGCATATTATGGCTGTACATTTTCCCAGCGGAGATTTTACCCATCTACCCGAGGAGCAAAGGTGGTTCACGATAGGCATCTTAAGGCATTTGGGGTTCAGCCCTGCACCAGACTGCAACCGCCAACAGACTCCCAGTCAGACCGGTTTAGTGGGCTCCCTATTGAGATACTGTGGCACATAGCTGGATTCCTGGATAGTTTTAGCCTGTGCCAGCTGTCCCTGGTGTCAAGGACAATGAGGGAAGTGTGTGCCAGTCTCCTCCAGACCAGGGGCATTGTAGAGCTACAGTGGGAGCGAACAGATTGTTCTAGTGGGCTCCATAATGTGTCGTGGCAGGTCAAAAATAAG GTGTGGAGATTCAGCACTGCTTTCACTCCTGTATCCTCGTGGGGATTTACTGAGGTCCCCAGCATGTCAGTTCACCTTAAGAAGTGTCCTTTCAATGTAGTAGAGCAGAAGACAGAACCGATACCTCTTCCTGCCATGTGTACCGCACGAGATGGACTGTCACTCCGCCGCGTCCTACGTCATGTCAACACTTGA